The DNA region AGAAATCAGGCCGGGACTGAAAAATGGGTTTTCTCAATTGTTGACAGAGATGGAAATATTACTCAGCTAAGTTTGACGTTCACGGTTATATAACCCGTACACCAATTACCAAAACATCATCTACCTGCTCCAGTGTGCCTGTCCATTTTTCGAAGGATTCTGTGAGCAGGTTTTGTTGTTTTTCCATTGGCTGATCGCAAATTTCCAGTAATAGGGAATGCAGGTTTTTAGCCATGAATTTTTTACCATTTGGTCCTCCAAACTGATCTACAAATCCATCGGAATATAAATAGAAGGAATCGCCAATGTGCAACTGACGAACATGTGTTTCGTAAGGTAGCATTGCATCTGCTCGGGTCATTCCAATTGGTGTTTTAATGCCGTCAATTTTTTCTAAAGATCCTTTGCGGATAATAATAACCGGACGAAACGCTCCAGCATATTTTAATTCTCTGCTTTGTTTATCATAAGAAACTAAAGCCAAATCCATTCCATCCTGCGAATCCACTGCCCTGCCCTCCTGCTTCAGCGCAGAACGAACGCCGATGCGTAAATGTTCTAAAATTTCTGCCGGATCCAGAATGTGTTTTTCGAGGATGATCTGGTTTAATAAATTGTGACCAATCATGCTCATAAACGCACCTGGAACGCCATGTCCGGTACAATCTACCGATGCAATTAAAACTTTGTTTTCAACGGCAGCAAACCAGTAAAAATCGCCGCTTACAATATCTTTAGGCCGGTATAAAATAAATGATTCCGGAAGGTGTTCTGAAATTACCGTACGCTCCGGTAAAAGCGAATCCTGAATTCGTTTTGCATATTGAATCGAAGCCATAATGTCCTGATTCTTCTCTGCCAATTCACGCGTGCGTAAAGCAACCATATCTTCCAGGCGCTTCTTCTCTTTTTTAATGCTTGCAATTCGCACTCGTACAAAAATGAATACAAGAAGTATGGTGATAAATACGGTTAATGAATAAAACCATTTTGTTTTATAGAAAGGTGGAATAACACGAATTTGAATAGAAACTCCTTCTTCATTCCAAACCCCATCATTATTGGTAGCTTTTACTCTAAATGTATAGTCACCACCCTGAAGGTCGGTGTAGGATGCGAAATTTCGGGTTGAAGGAACCGACCAGTCTTCATCGAGTCCTTCCATTTTATAGCTGTACAGTATTTTCTCCGGAAGCACATAGTCGAGCGATGCAAACTCAAACGAAAAGAAATTCTTCTTATAGCTTAATTGAATAAATCGGGTGTATATCACGGAGGAGTCGAGCGAAAACTCTTTACCTGCCACTTTAAACGATGTTATGACTACCGGAGGGATGTAGGGGTTGTCGACAATTGAACTCGGATAAAAATGGTTGAATCCTAATGTCCCCCCAAAAAAGAATTCTCCGTCTGAAGTTTGGAAATAGGCATTCTGATTGAATTCATCGCCCTGTAAACCATCAATGGCGAAATATTTACGGTTATCGTATTCATCGCCATTTTTTTTATTCGGATCGAATTTGGTTAATCCATTGTAGGTGCTTAACCATAGTGTTCCCGTGCGATCGAATAAAATTCCGACAATAAAATTATTACTTAGTCCATCCGATTCGGTGAAGGTGGTAAACTGATTTTTCTTGGGCTCAAATTTCGATAATCCGTTTTTGGTCCCCAACCATAAATTCCCTTTGGTATCTTCTGCAATGCAATGAATGGTATTGTTGGCAAGAGTGTTTTTCCCTCCTTTTAACCATTGATCAAACT from Flavobacteriales bacterium includes:
- a CDS encoding SpoIIE family protein phosphatase, translating into EQNYTHENILCLEKSGQKLWFGTWGGGLNYFDLEKQQFNKTPLDDENSDLSNSNILDIEVDKDGKLWIATMRGLNYYDPEKDSIHSWTTEEGLPHNFLYCLKVDHENNVWIGSNGGGLAKYNRKSGKFDQWLKGGKNTLANNTIHCIAEDTKGNLWLGTKNGLSKFEPKKNQFTTFTESDGLSNNFIVGILFDRTGTLWLSTYNGLTKFDPNKKNGDEYDNRKYFAIDGLQGDEFNQNAYFQTSDGEFFFGGTLGFNHFYPSSIVDNPYIPPVVITSFKVAGKEFSLDSSVIYTRFIQLSYKKNFFSFEFASLDYVLPEKILYSYKMEGLDEDWSVPSTRNFASYTDLQGGDYTFRVKATNNDGVWNEEGVSIQIRVIPPFYKTKWFYSLTVFITILLVFIFVRVRIASIKKEKKRLEDMVALRTRELAEKNQDIMASIQYAKRIQDSLLPERTVISEHLPESFILYRPKDIVSGDFYWFAAVENKVLIASVDCTGHGVPGAFMSMIGHNLLNQIILEKHILDPAEILEHLRIGVRSALKQEGRAVDSQDGMDLALVSYDKQSRELKYAGAFRPVIIIRKGSLEKIDGIKTPIGMTRADAMLPYETHVRQLHIGDSFYLYSDGFVDQFGGPNGKKFMAKNLHSLLLEICDQPMEKQQNLLTESFEKWTGTLEQVDDVLVIGVRVI